The Methanoculleus marisnigri JR1 genome window below encodes:
- the wecB gene encoding non-hydrolyzing UDP-N-acetylglucosamine 2-epimerase, which yields MIAIVLGTRPEIIKMSPIIRLLRDNQEDYLLIHSGQHYSYDMDKIFFEELELPVPEFYLDVGSGNHGEQTARILTGIERVLMQERPDTVLVQGDTNTVFAGALAAVKLHIDVGHVEAGLRSHDRRMPEEINRVLTDHISEYLFAPTQESRNNAVLEGIPSDKIYVTGNTIVDAVQQNLRIAEDRRGFLDEYGLKTRGYFLVTAHRQENVDDKFRLRNLLKALEILRDEYSMPVVFPIHPRTRRRIEEYQLNVSPDITLIPPTGFLEFLVLEGNARLVLTDSGGVQEETCILRVPCVTLRENTERPETIEVGSNILTGITPGEIVQAVGTMLEEETNWTNPFGDGRAAQKIVDSIHTR from the coding sequence ATGATTGCTATTGTTCTTGGAACTCGGCCTGAGATTATCAAGATGAGTCCGATAATCAGGCTGCTGAGAGATAATCAGGAGGATTACCTCCTTATTCATTCCGGCCAGCACTACTCTTACGATATGGACAAAATATTTTTCGAAGAACTGGAGTTACCCGTACCGGAGTTTTACCTTGATGTCGGTTCGGGAAACCATGGTGAACAGACCGCAAGGATTCTGACTGGAATTGAGAGAGTACTTATGCAGGAGAGGCCGGACACCGTATTGGTCCAGGGGGACACAAATACTGTTTTCGCCGGAGCACTGGCAGCGGTAAAACTGCATATCGATGTCGGGCATGTGGAGGCCGGACTCAGGAGCCATGACCGGCGGATGCCTGAAGAGATTAACAGGGTCCTCACCGATCATATCTCAGAATACCTCTTCGCCCCAACCCAGGAATCAAGAAACAACGCTGTTCTGGAGGGTATCCCTTCTGATAAGATCTACGTAACCGGGAACACCATCGTTGACGCGGTACAGCAGAACCTCCGGATAGCAGAAGATCGGCGAGGGTTTCTCGACGAATACGGCCTCAAAACCCGGGGATATTTCTTGGTAACCGCCCATCGACAGGAGAATGTCGATGACAAATTCAGGCTACGTAACCTTCTCAAAGCCTTGGAGATACTTCGTGATGAATACTCAATGCCGGTTGTCTTCCCTATACACCCGAGAACAAGGAGGAGAATAGAGGAGTATCAACTCAATGTATCGCCGGATATCACACTCATTCCGCCTACCGGCTTTCTGGAGTTCTTAGTCCTTGAGGGAAATGCACGATTGGTCCTGACCGATTCCGGGGGCGTTCAGGAAGAGACCTGTATCTTACGGGTACCCTGCGTTACCTTGCGGGAGAATACTGAGAGGCCAGAGACAATAGAAGTTGGCTCGAATATCCTTACAGGTATAACTCCAGGGGAGATCGTGCAGGCGGTCGGGACCATGCTTGAAGAAGAGACTAACTGGACGAATCCCTTCGGGGATGGGCGTGCTGCACAAAAGATTGTCGATAGTATTCATACCCGATGA
- a CDS encoding glycosyltransferase family 2 protein, translating to MPDPLVSILMPTYNDAEYITSAIDSVFAQTYKNWELIIVNDGSPDDTEGKIAQYLNEPRIRYRKQEQNSGQLNALYAGIHLITGDFVTLLHSDDAFRSENSLENLVRYMSCHTCDGVFADIAVMDGSGMKQNTLKTISTVSPETVAALLALRGSNCVSDVFFLRSEIFFSYVVERYIRWNMPYWFLSDQQGTGVLNLHKVEPWYLYRVYRGNYIHSSAGKFEASNGCLRSVLEIARHYDIPLFSISRAMAFLSMKVFHRPLVIYKARPYSRSYEGLIRSVLLCYYRDDELKADPYFSSLLAFYSHYPSKRDIYVPEGLLEQCSSGYTGKDARLFHAMMCRDTLDPLSAFLLKEAQTGFDNVVVPDEQYLEPLRGILKFLNIQTTVSLRE from the coding sequence ATGCCAGATCCTCTTGTATCTATTCTGATGCCCACATACAATGATGCAGAATACATCACAAGTGCTATCGATTCTGTTTTTGCACAAACCTACAAGAACTGGGAATTGATCATCGTCAATGATGGTTCACCCGACGACACCGAGGGAAAAATCGCTCAATATTTGAACGAGCCGCGGATCCGGTACCGGAAGCAGGAGCAAAACAGTGGCCAGCTCAATGCTCTGTATGCCGGCATTCATTTAATTACCGGAGATTTCGTTACTCTGCTCCATTCTGATGATGCATTTAGGTCAGAAAATTCCCTGGAGAATCTTGTACGGTATATGTCATGCCATACCTGCGACGGCGTCTTTGCTGACATCGCCGTAATGGACGGCAGCGGAATGAAACAGAACACTTTGAAGACGATTTCAACTGTAAGTCCGGAGACCGTTGCAGCGCTTCTTGCTCTGCGTGGTTCCAACTGTGTCTCAGATGTCTTTTTTCTCCGGTCTGAAATATTTTTCTCCTATGTAGTTGAGAGGTACATTCGGTGGAACATGCCCTATTGGTTCCTCAGCGATCAGCAGGGGACTGGTGTCTTAAATCTGCATAAGGTAGAACCATGGTATTTATACCGTGTATATAGGGGAAATTACATCCATTCCAGTGCCGGAAAATTTGAGGCGAGCAATGGTTGCCTGAGATCGGTCCTTGAGATTGCCAGACATTACGATATCCCACTTTTCTCAATATCGAGAGCCATGGCATTCCTTTCGATGAAGGTATTTCATCGTCCACTTGTTATTTACAAGGCCCGGCCCTATTCGCGGTCATATGAAGGATTGATCCGTTCTGTCCTTCTATGCTATTATCGGGATGATGAATTAAAGGCGGACCCTTATTTCTCCTCATTGCTCGCATTTTATTCTCACTACCCTTCAAAACGAGATATATATGTCCCAGAGGGACTGCTTGAACAGTGCAGCAGTGGGTATACGGGAAAAGATGCGAGGTTGTTTCATGCTATGATGTGTAGAGACACCCTTGATCCCCTCTCTGCTTTCCTCCTCAAAGAGGCGCAAACCGGTTTTGACAATGTCGTGGTTCCTGATGAGCAATACCTGGAGCCGCTTCGTGGAATCCTGAAGTTTTTAAATATTCAGACAACAGTCTCTCTCAGGGAATAA